The proteins below come from a single Prolixibacter sp. NT017 genomic window:
- a CDS encoding RNA polymerase sigma factor codes for MEFPANNELISQIKKGEYKAFEVLFGRFWERLYAFSFKMTSDRELSQNIVQDIFIDVWERRHVLEIRNIESYLFKAVKFQVFNYYRDRKMNREVLQDRFEDYTLEHQEKLNHDLLSRLEESLRKLPEKRGVIFRMSKIQNLPVDEIACQLNLSRQTVKNQLSQAFKQLKADLHES; via the coding sequence ATGGAATTTCCAGCTAACAACGAATTAATAAGCCAAATCAAAAAAGGCGAGTACAAGGCATTCGAGGTGTTATTTGGCCGGTTTTGGGAAAGGTTGTATGCCTTCAGTTTCAAAATGACTTCTGACCGGGAACTGTCTCAGAATATTGTTCAGGACATCTTTATCGATGTGTGGGAAAGACGACATGTTCTGGAGATAAGGAACATTGAAAGTTATCTTTTTAAGGCTGTTAAATTCCAGGTTTTTAATTATTACAGGGATAGGAAGATGAATCGTGAGGTTCTTCAGGATCGATTTGAAGATTACACTTTGGAGCATCAGGAAAAGTTAAATCATGACCTCCTGAGCAGATTGGAGGAGTCGCTCAGAAAACTACCGGAGAAAAGAGGTGTCATTTTTCGGATGAGTAAAATACAGAACTTACCCGTTGACGAAATTGCTTGTCAGCTGAATCTTTCCAGACAAACTGTGAAAAATCAATTATCCCAGGCATTTAAACAGTTAAAGGCCGACCTTCACGAGTCCTGA
- a CDS encoding phosphatidylinositol-specific phospholipase C/glycerophosphodiester phosphodiesterase family protein, whose amino-acid sequence MKKNSIITLLFLALTVFVQKADAQKLMFKGGHSHNDYHQPHPLADALKGRMVSVEADIFLGKGKILVGHSTSELTNTRTLVNLYLHRLWERVQKAPGKFSPIILLVDIKTSAEPTYAQLKKVLEPYHSMLTHFRNGKIQKKAITIILSGNRPVEQLKKESDRYVFIDGRIPDISHREPSSLFPLISDNWNRYFSWRGKGAISANEYNKLRELVDSCHQQGKMIRFWGMPADPAQSVPYWNLFRKVGVDLIGCDCPSCYKEYLEKSRLKSN is encoded by the coding sequence ATGAAAAAGAATAGTATCATCACGCTTCTTTTCCTTGCTTTAACAGTTTTCGTGCAAAAAGCCGACGCCCAAAAACTCATGTTCAAAGGCGGACATTCGCACAATGACTACCACCAACCTCATCCTCTGGCGGATGCGCTAAAAGGCAGAATGGTCAGTGTTGAAGCCGATATTTTTCTGGGAAAAGGAAAAATACTGGTAGGACATTCAACATCAGAATTAACAAATACCCGAACGCTCGTGAATCTCTACCTGCATCGGTTGTGGGAAAGAGTGCAAAAAGCACCCGGAAAATTTTCACCCATCATTTTACTGGTTGATATCAAAACGAGCGCTGAACCGACCTATGCACAACTAAAGAAAGTGTTGGAACCTTATCACTCAATGCTCACTCATTTTCGGAATGGAAAGATTCAAAAAAAAGCTATCACTATTATTTTGTCAGGGAACCGGCCCGTTGAGCAACTAAAAAAGGAGTCCGATCGGTATGTTTTTATCGACGGGCGTATTCCGGATATTTCGCATCGTGAGCCATCCTCTCTTTTCCCTCTTATCAGCGATAACTGGAACCGCTATTTCTCCTGGAGAGGCAAAGGGGCCATCAGCGCCAACGAATATAATAAGCTGCGCGAACTCGTAGACTCCTGTCATCAACAGGGAAAAATGATTCGATTCTGGGGGATGCCTGCCGATCCCGCTCAATCTGTTCCCTACTGGAATCTATTCCGTAAGGTGGGTGTCGATTTGATTGGTTGCGACTGTCCCTCCTGCTATAAAGAATACCTGGAGAAAAGTCGTTTGAAAAGTAATTAA
- a CDS encoding RagB/SusD family nutrient uptake outer membrane protein, with translation MKIKRFLAFLPVIFVLVLASCTNLDEVLLDEELNTGNATPDASLAAAYNRMISDVFVDHAHLWGMQEYSTDEAMLPTRGSDWGDGGRYRGIQEFTWGADNPLVNDNWNSLTNGITRSITAIQTISQSTDASNKAMYLAEAKALWYLYTYYTLDLYGQAPYKDPMANDDNVRAVQGAFIDTLITGVEKIVPDLASLGENSSYDGRFTKEAAYAFLAEMYMNRAVFLDRYNTSSNFNFTEASVKNSGKTDMDMVIEYTSKLISSGKFSLEKHYFDNFAIDNTNGSELIFVAPQNVDDGSVTGQNDFVYMPMARAQHASEDGMRGTNGSCTTPDYYATWNNNHDDPRFKQKYQYTDGTWFYNDKAQDIKESTLDAVPGTDGLPWFHFNQGFMVGQQYGPTYDANNKFVRETIGGENYINVTALETDKNDSMLVFSPNLDFASGTILPQNKVQQGVRVFKFEFDPIDNNKGSARFDIPIFRLGYMYTLRAEAYFRSGQPTKALADINILRTGRVRTQPADEGGDIAGKAISLSDLTEQGLYNEISYENYWEMKRRPEMIRFGTFDKAYTGKEATQPYRRAYPIPQDVIDVSGDIFSQNKGYN, from the coding sequence ATGAAAATAAAGAGATTTCTGGCATTCCTGCCTGTCATATTCGTACTTGTTCTGGCCAGTTGCACCAATCTTGATGAAGTGTTACTGGACGAAGAACTCAATACCGGTAATGCAACACCGGATGCCAGCCTGGCTGCCGCCTATAACCGAATGATTTCGGATGTGTTTGTCGACCACGCTCACTTGTGGGGAATGCAGGAATACAGTACCGATGAAGCTATGCTTCCAACCCGCGGCAGCGATTGGGGTGACGGTGGTCGCTACCGGGGTATTCAGGAGTTCACCTGGGGAGCTGATAATCCGCTGGTAAATGACAACTGGAATTCGTTAACAAACGGAATAACCCGTTCCATAACAGCTATTCAGACGATTTCTCAAAGCACAGATGCGTCCAACAAGGCTATGTATCTGGCAGAAGCAAAAGCACTCTGGTATTTATATACTTATTATACACTGGATTTATATGGACAGGCACCATATAAAGATCCCATGGCAAATGATGACAACGTGAGGGCTGTTCAGGGAGCCTTCATCGATACATTGATTACCGGTGTAGAAAAAATTGTTCCGGACTTGGCTTCTTTGGGGGAAAATTCTTCGTATGACGGACGCTTTACCAAAGAGGCTGCCTATGCTTTTCTCGCAGAAATGTATATGAACCGGGCCGTGTTTCTGGATCGTTACAATACCTCGTCAAATTTCAATTTCACAGAAGCATCGGTGAAGAATAGTGGCAAGACGGATATGGACATGGTGATTGAGTATACCTCAAAATTGATTAGCTCCGGGAAATTCTCCCTGGAAAAGCACTATTTCGACAATTTTGCCATTGACAATACAAACGGCTCTGAGCTCATTTTTGTGGCGCCGCAAAATGTAGACGATGGTTCGGTTACCGGGCAGAACGATTTTGTATACATGCCCATGGCCCGCGCACAACACGCTTCGGAAGACGGTATGAGGGGAACCAACGGTAGTTGCACCACTCCTGACTATTACGCCACCTGGAACAATAACCATGATGATCCCCGCTTTAAGCAGAAATATCAATACACCGACGGAACATGGTTTTACAACGATAAAGCGCAGGATATCAAAGAAAGCACACTGGACGCTGTGCCGGGAACGGACGGTTTACCGTGGTTTCATTTTAACCAGGGGTTCATGGTTGGGCAACAATATGGCCCGACATATGATGCAAACAATAAATTTGTTCGCGAAACCATTGGTGGGGAGAATTACATCAACGTGACGGCGCTGGAAACCGATAAGAATGATAGTATGCTGGTATTCTCTCCCAATCTCGACTTTGCTTCGGGAACCATTCTTCCGCAGAACAAAGTTCAGCAAGGTGTACGGGTTTTCAAATTTGAGTTTGACCCGATTGATAATAACAAAGGCTCGGCTCGATTTGACATTCCTATCTTCCGGCTGGGGTACATGTATACACTTCGGGCCGAAGCATATTTCCGAAGTGGCCAACCGACAAAAGCACTGGCTGATATCAATATACTTCGAACCGGCAGAGTGAGAACCCAGCCGGCTGACGAAGGAGGTGATATCGCCGGAAAGGCTATCTCATTGAGCGATTTGACGGAACAAGGACTTTACAACGAGATTTCCTATGAGAACTATTGGGAAATGAAAAGGCGTCCGGAAATGATTCGGTTCGGGACCTTTGATAAAGCATACACCGGAAAAGAAGCAACACAACCGTATCGTCGGGCGTACCCTATTCCCCAGGATGTTATTGACGTAAGTGGCGATATATTCTCTCAGAATAAGGGATATAACTAA
- a CDS encoding FecR family protein, with protein sequence MKNRKHRLDELIENYLNDKLTPKDKNLLDQFTKNVLKKADWDKETMGNKADIASGIWGSLTWQLHRRQLKTIRRQQARWSISIAASIILIVGLGVWLYHPGPKPEVFTVETNSKMDSLKLPDGSVIFLSPHTTIAYNNRFNVKKRKVKMLKGNAFFRVVHNVKKPFEIISGNLKTTDLGTSFNIHMGRNSCQVTVHTGKVNVSTGKSSVNLIAMQEACYSADGEKLIVKNVGAADISPWYSGNTTLADQSLETILSFLEKKFGLVAIRVNPHSLKMRATVYIPGEAKLEPILQQINYITNLKLEIHGKIISSEE encoded by the coding sequence ATGAAGAATAGGAAACACCGCCTGGACGAGTTGATTGAAAACTATCTAAACGATAAGCTCACTCCAAAAGACAAGAATTTGTTGGACCAGTTTACTAAAAATGTTTTGAAAAAAGCAGACTGGGACAAAGAAACGATGGGAAACAAAGCCGATATTGCTTCAGGTATTTGGGGGAGTTTAACGTGGCAACTTCATCGCAGACAACTTAAAACGATCCGTCGTCAGCAAGCTCGTTGGAGTATTTCTATCGCAGCCTCCATCATCCTGATTGTCGGGCTGGGGGTTTGGTTATACCATCCTGGTCCTAAACCGGAAGTATTTACAGTGGAAACGAATAGTAAAATGGATTCCCTAAAACTTCCGGACGGTTCGGTAATTTTTTTAAGTCCTCACACAACGATCGCCTACAATAATCGATTCAATGTCAAAAAACGTAAGGTTAAAATGTTGAAAGGGAATGCATTTTTCAGAGTTGTTCATAATGTAAAAAAACCTTTCGAGATTATCTCCGGTAACCTTAAAACTACTGATTTAGGAACCTCCTTTAATATTCACATGGGAAGAAACAGTTGCCAGGTGACGGTTCACACCGGAAAGGTGAATGTTTCGACCGGTAAGAGCAGTGTGAACTTAATTGCCATGCAAGAGGCCTGCTATTCTGCTGACGGAGAAAAATTAATCGTCAAAAACGTTGGTGCAGCTGATATAAGTCCGTGGTATAGCGGAAACACTACGCTAGCCGATCAAAGTCTGGAAACGATTCTGAGTTTTTTGGAGAAGAAATTTGGATTGGTGGCTATCCGGGTAAATCCCCATTCGCTTAAAATGAGAGCTACTGTGTACATTCCCGGCGAAGCAAAGCTGGAACCCATTCTTCAACAAATAAATTATATCACAAACTTAAAACTTGAAATTCATGGAAAGATAATCAGCAGTGAAGAATAG
- a CDS encoding TonB-dependent receptor, with amino-acid sequence MFSKLNHFTIKSAWFVLFSLIAIPNGWSNTTKASARSIDLKIENARLTNIFSRLESMTDYRFSYGQEIITDQNTYTLDKRNQTFKVLMDGLARQADLAYTINGRLVMVKKEMAKDAASQQVKAVKGKVVDEDGQPLPGVNIVEKGTTHGTITDPDGNFNFTLSGVSQTLVFSFIGYEEVEKPASAYLEVRMKPESKDLNEVVVVGYGNQAKKDVTGSISTIKAKDFKQGINTSADNLLQGKMAGVRIINSSGEPGGGVDVQIRGLGSIRSGSTPLFVVDGVPLSNSDVTPTGGNVGFGSSEAKNPLNFLNTSDIESINVLKDASAAAIYGARGSNGVVIITTRKGRKGEPSLTLNSYTALSELPKKIDMLSANGYRKAVGDGSPYNHGASTDWQDEVFRKAVTTNNELSFSKQTQSGRYYASLGHIDQEGIIRNSNFKRLSARLNAEESFLDNQRLKIKMNLAVSKMDENGVPSSDNAGSDGQLITHTLMANPTQPVFDKNGDYTNFNLTQNFNPMYLLYIYEDETSTFRAVGNIEASFRIVNGLTYKINYAIDRASSQRNTTIYKNETVINAAGIYSQQNLSNQSELIEHYLTYGFLKGRHKLDLLGGFSYQKFKTEGSGFSIHGLNKKGVGVKPKYNPDYSGYTSSDIYGNAQENELQSFFTRANYAFDSKYMLTASLRADGSTRFGKDKKYGYFPSFALGWNISKENFMTNASMVDNLKIRASWGQTGNQEVPNKITKASYSLSSGNGYHLTEGSVTNGVTVKRTANPNLHWEVVTQYDFGADFSLFDNKLYGSFDYYNKTTTDAILNIPSPVLSPTNNIWKNVSAKIINKGFEFTLGYRLINSKNLNWSVDVNGTTLNNVIRDLPVSEMYSGSISGPGQSGVMANIYKSGYEIGSFYLLKHIGFNNDGSEIYQDTNNDGKIDGKDRVIVQGALPNFMFGLNSQLNFKNFDFSFSIIGQTGAYLFNNTNFTAANINNLQSDRNVLKKYYDSGANPSNSPQISTYYLEKSDFVRLNSARLGYNFNTSSIKWLSGLNIYLTGQNLLTLTNYTGYDPLANANKSSGGNQSVGIDYTSYPNSRTYMVGLALQF; translated from the coding sequence ATGTTTTCAAAATTAAACCATTTTACCATTAAATCAGCATGGTTTGTGCTTTTTTCGCTAATTGCCATTCCGAATGGTTGGTCGAATACGACGAAAGCTTCAGCCCGGAGTATTGATTTGAAAATCGAGAATGCCCGGTTGACGAATATTTTTTCGCGCCTGGAGAGTATGACCGACTACCGTTTTAGCTATGGTCAGGAAATCATTACCGATCAGAATACCTACACGCTGGATAAACGTAACCAGACTTTTAAGGTGCTGATGGATGGACTGGCCCGGCAGGCGGACCTGGCCTACACAATTAATGGCCGCCTGGTTATGGTTAAGAAGGAAATGGCTAAAGATGCCGCAAGTCAACAGGTCAAAGCTGTAAAAGGGAAAGTAGTTGACGAAGACGGCCAACCGCTTCCCGGAGTCAATATTGTGGAAAAAGGAACAACCCATGGTACTATAACCGACCCGGATGGGAACTTTAACTTTACCCTGAGCGGGGTGAGCCAGACGTTGGTTTTTTCATTCATTGGATATGAGGAAGTTGAAAAACCGGCATCCGCCTATCTGGAGGTTCGAATGAAACCGGAAAGCAAAGACCTTAATGAGGTGGTGGTAGTTGGCTACGGTAATCAGGCAAAGAAGGATGTTACCGGCTCCATCTCGACAATAAAAGCGAAGGATTTCAAACAGGGAATTAATACTTCGGCCGATAATCTGCTCCAGGGGAAGATGGCCGGCGTCCGGATTATCAACTCATCCGGTGAACCTGGAGGTGGTGTAGATGTGCAAATCCGCGGACTTGGTTCGATTCGCAGCGGAAGCACGCCGCTTTTTGTTGTCGACGGAGTGCCTCTTTCGAATAGTGATGTTACTCCTACCGGAGGAAATGTGGGCTTTGGTTCTTCGGAAGCCAAAAATCCACTGAATTTCTTAAATACCAGCGATATTGAATCGATTAATGTGTTGAAAGACGCTTCGGCAGCCGCCATTTATGGTGCCCGGGGTTCCAACGGCGTGGTCATTATAACCACCAGGAAAGGCCGGAAAGGAGAGCCGTCGCTTACCCTCAATTCATATACGGCGCTGTCGGAATTGCCTAAAAAGATTGATATGCTTTCGGCCAATGGATATCGCAAAGCAGTTGGCGATGGCAGTCCCTATAATCATGGGGCGAGCACTGACTGGCAGGATGAGGTTTTCAGAAAGGCAGTTACCACGAATAATGAACTGTCTTTTTCGAAACAGACCCAATCGGGACGTTACTATGCATCGCTGGGACATATCGACCAGGAAGGTATTATCCGCAACAGCAACTTCAAGAGACTTTCAGCTCGCCTAAATGCGGAGGAATCATTTCTGGACAATCAACGCCTGAAGATTAAGATGAACCTGGCCGTAAGTAAAATGGATGAAAATGGAGTTCCGTCAAGTGATAATGCCGGTTCAGACGGCCAGCTCATTACCCACACACTGATGGCCAATCCAACCCAACCGGTGTTCGATAAAAATGGTGATTATACCAATTTCAATCTAACCCAGAACTTTAACCCAATGTACCTGCTTTATATCTATGAAGATGAAACCAGTACATTCCGGGCGGTCGGTAATATCGAAGCTTCTTTCCGTATCGTTAACGGGTTAACCTATAAAATCAATTATGCCATCGACCGCGCTTCTTCTCAGCGGAACACAACTATTTACAAAAACGAGACTGTTATCAATGCTGCCGGTATTTATAGTCAGCAAAATCTCAGCAATCAGAGTGAACTTATTGAACATTACCTGACGTATGGATTCCTGAAGGGAAGACATAAGCTGGACTTGCTTGGTGGGTTTTCGTATCAGAAGTTCAAAACAGAAGGCAGTGGTTTTTCCATTCATGGATTGAATAAAAAAGGCGTTGGTGTGAAACCAAAATATAATCCGGATTACAGTGGTTATACCTCTTCTGACATATATGGAAATGCACAGGAGAACGAATTGCAGTCATTCTTTACGCGGGCCAATTATGCATTTGATTCAAAATACATGCTGACCGCTTCGCTAAGGGCGGATGGTTCGACCCGTTTTGGTAAGGATAAGAAATATGGCTATTTTCCCTCTTTTGCTTTAGGATGGAATATCTCCAAGGAAAACTTCATGACCAATGCTTCAATGGTTGATAACCTGAAAATCCGGGCAAGTTGGGGACAAACGGGAAATCAGGAGGTTCCCAACAAAATCACCAAAGCAAGCTATTCACTGTCAAGTGGAAATGGGTATCATTTAACAGAAGGTTCAGTGACTAACGGCGTAACGGTTAAGCGGACTGCGAATCCCAATTTACACTGGGAGGTCGTTACGCAATACGATTTTGGAGCAGATTTCAGCCTGTTCGATAATAAGCTCTATGGTTCGTTTGACTATTATAATAAAACCACGACCGATGCCATTCTGAACATTCCGTCACCGGTGTTGAGTCCCACCAACAACATTTGGAAGAATGTGAGTGCTAAAATCATTAACAAAGGTTTTGAGTTTACCCTGGGCTATAGGTTAATTAACAGCAAAAATCTAAACTGGAGCGTAGATGTTAACGGAACAACACTGAACAACGTAATCCGGGATTTGCCGGTTAGCGAAATGTACTCGGGTTCCATTTCCGGGCCGGGGCAATCGGGCGTGATGGCCAATATTTATAAGAGCGGTTATGAAATTGGTTCGTTCTATTTACTGAAGCACATTGGATTCAATAACGACGGCTCAGAGATTTATCAGGATACGAATAACGATGGGAAAATTGACGGAAAAGACCGTGTAATCGTTCAGGGGGCATTGCCCAATTTCATGTTCGGTTTGAACAGCCAGTTAAATTTCAAAAACTTTGATTTTTCCTTTTCCATTATTGGCCAGACCGGTGCTTATTTGTTCAACAACACGAATTTCACGGCAGCTAATATCAACAATCTCCAATCCGACAGGAATGTCCTGAAGAAATATTATGACTCAGGAGCCAATCCATCCAATTCTCCCCAGATATCAACCTATTATCTGGAAAAGTCGGATTTTGTCCGGTTAAACTCTGCGCGGTTGGGGTATAACTTCAATACCAGCAGCATCAAGTGGCTGTCGGGGTTGAATATCTACTTAACCGGTCAAAATCTGTTGACGCTGACCAATTATACCGGATATGATCCACTGGCCAACGCCAACAAGTCTTCCGGAGGTAACCAGTCGGTTGGCATCGACTATACCAGTTACCCTAACTCAAGAACCTATATGGTGGGCCTTGCTTTACAATTCTAA
- a CDS encoding TonB-dependent receptor yields the protein MKKTKLKLLVLAIFFGISLNTFAQAQQISGVVYDEHNNTIPGVTVVEKGTTNGTVTNSDGKFNLTLTGKSKLLDFSFVGYKTQQVPITNQTTYAVHLVPSIVNLDEVVAIGYGSVKKGNLTGAVNSVDHQRLEKANKVDAISALEGQSAGVVIQRTDNKPGSGGFNIRIRGASTINTNETASQGGYNPGQNPLFIVDGIAVDDISFLNPSDIERMDILKDASATAIYGSRGSSGVVLIQTKQGRKGKLRVSYNNYFGFKQAYHLPKMLNTDEYVQYLKDDVVGNHYASGDYNFTTADVVLSDYLDPEELQNIADGVNTDWVKLIRVNGYQTNHTLNLSGGNDKTVYSASMGYTKDNGTVRGENFTRYNVKADLSSDILSWLNLSIGSYMTYAIQNTGSWEAFRSAYRLKPIGRPYNADGSLRFYPLSKETQVTNPLFEPSNITKQTKYLQWLGNIAIKLTPVKNLTLTSKFSPNIKFTRYGEYRGLHSKSVSGNPSNRRAQVNNFNYLSYTWDNIINYKFKKGIHDFNITAVMSRYMENNESYYTQVRNFTTDNYLFHNLGAGLSIRDVSSGYSEQTLESYTGRINYALNDKYLFTFTGRYDGSSILADNNKWAFFPSASFAWKLLDEGFMKNQKVLSSAKFRLSIGQTGNNGEGGGLAPLGSQSLLGSSATNLGGTSVSTAYVTGLANKDLTWEKTTEENVGFDYGFLNNRVFGSIDVYHRKTTGIIFFTPLPSVTGFSGTYNNVGESSNNGVEISLNTVNVDNGNFKWTTNFNFASNKNKIDKLYGNLDEIQFNVQGTNLINKVGEPIGSIYDYVYDGIWQSNQAAEAAKYGQKPGQVRVKDLNGDGHITPGKDRKVIGQVTPKWTGGMTSSMNYKNFDFSFSVITSQGNKISSTFYSNTVFPYDENPSRLFNAAKVNYWTPNNPTNDWYQPGNGGPYSWVSKYKDISYTKIGYITLGYKIPDDILKRAHIAGLRVYTTVQNPFIFTNYGGWDPENAGRNSWGEAFMSRTYMAGINLSF from the coding sequence ATGAAAAAAACTAAACTAAAATTATTGGTGTTAGCCATCTTCTTTGGCATTTCACTTAACACCTTTGCGCAAGCGCAACAAATTTCCGGTGTTGTGTATGACGAGCACAACAATACCATTCCGGGAGTTACGGTTGTAGAAAAAGGGACAACTAACGGAACCGTGACCAACAGTGATGGAAAATTTAACCTGACGCTCACGGGAAAATCAAAATTACTGGATTTTTCATTTGTAGGTTATAAAACTCAGCAGGTACCAATTACCAATCAGACAACTTATGCCGTTCATTTGGTACCATCAATTGTTAATCTTGACGAAGTCGTTGCCATTGGGTATGGCTCTGTTAAAAAGGGCAACTTAACGGGAGCAGTGAACTCAGTGGATCACCAACGATTGGAAAAGGCAAATAAAGTAGATGCTATTTCTGCATTGGAAGGCCAATCTGCCGGAGTTGTCATTCAACGTACTGACAACAAACCGGGTTCAGGTGGGTTTAACATTCGTATTCGTGGTGCCAGCACCATCAACACGAACGAAACAGCGAGCCAGGGAGGTTATAACCCTGGACAAAACCCGTTATTTATTGTTGACGGAATCGCTGTAGATGACATTTCATTCTTAAACCCGTCGGATATTGAGAGAATGGATATTCTGAAAGATGCTTCGGCCACAGCAATCTATGGTTCGAGAGGTAGTAGCGGGGTAGTTTTAATTCAAACAAAACAAGGTAGAAAAGGTAAATTAAGAGTTAGCTACAATAATTATTTCGGTTTCAAACAGGCATACCACCTGCCCAAAATGTTAAATACTGATGAATATGTGCAATATCTAAAGGATGATGTTGTGGGTAATCACTATGCTTCCGGAGATTACAACTTCACTACCGCTGATGTGGTATTATCGGATTACCTGGATCCGGAAGAGTTACAAAATATTGCCGATGGCGTTAATACCGATTGGGTAAAACTCATTCGTGTTAACGGATATCAAACCAACCACACGCTCAACTTAAGTGGCGGAAATGACAAAACCGTTTATTCAGCCAGTATGGGTTATACAAAAGATAACGGAACGGTTAGGGGCGAGAACTTTACCCGTTACAATGTTAAGGCCGACCTCTCTTCTGATATACTTAGCTGGTTAAACCTGAGTATTGGAAGTTATATGACTTATGCTATTCAGAATACTGGTAGCTGGGAGGCTTTCAGAAGTGCATACCGTTTGAAACCAATTGGTCGTCCCTACAACGCTGATGGCTCTTTGCGTTTTTACCCACTTTCGAAAGAAACACAAGTGACAAATCCACTTTTTGAACCATCTAATATTACCAAACAAACCAAATACTTACAATGGTTAGGTAATATTGCCATAAAATTGACCCCGGTAAAGAACCTGACTCTTACGTCTAAGTTTTCGCCGAATATTAAATTCACCCGTTATGGTGAATATCGCGGACTCCACTCAAAAAGCGTAAGTGGAAATCCTTCCAACAGAAGAGCCCAGGTAAACAATTTCAATTACCTCTCCTACACCTGGGATAACATCATTAATTACAAATTCAAAAAAGGCATCCATGATTTCAATATTACAGCTGTAATGTCAAGGTACATGGAAAATAATGAAAGTTATTATACTCAAGTAAGGAATTTCACAACTGACAATTACCTGTTTCATAATCTGGGAGCCGGCCTTAGCATTCGTGATGTTTCAAGTGGTTACAGCGAACAAACGCTGGAATCATATACCGGCAGGATAAATTATGCTTTAAACGACAAGTATTTGTTCACCTTCACCGGTCGTTACGATGGGTCTTCTATTCTTGCGGATAATAACAAGTGGGCATTTTTCCCTTCTGCTTCTTTTGCCTGGAAGTTGCTTGATGAAGGTTTCATGAAAAATCAAAAAGTGTTATCCAGTGCCAAATTCAGGTTAAGTATTGGACAAACAGGTAACAACGGAGAAGGGGGCGGATTGGCTCCTCTGGGTTCTCAATCGTTACTTGGCAGCAGTGCAACCAACCTGGGAGGCACATCAGTTTCTACTGCCTATGTTACTGGATTGGCCAATAAAGACCTGACATGGGAAAAAACAACGGAAGAAAACGTTGGTTTTGACTACGGTTTTCTCAATAACCGCGTCTTCGGTTCAATTGATGTTTACCACCGAAAAACTACCGGAATTATCTTTTTCACGCCGCTGCCTTCGGTTACGGGATTCAGTGGAACGTATAATAATGTTGGAGAATCAAGTAACAATGGTGTAGAAATATCATTAAACACTGTGAATGTTGATAATGGTAATTTTAAATGGACAACCAACTTCAACTTTGCCAGTAACAAAAACAAAATCGACAAATTATACGGTAACCTTGATGAAATTCAGTTTAATGTTCAAGGAACTAACCTGATTAACAAAGTAGGCGAACCTATTGGTTCAATTTACGATTATGTGTACGACGGAATTTGGCAATCAAATCAGGCTGCAGAGGCTGCCAAGTATGGACAAAAACCCGGACAGGTAAGGGTAAAAGACCTGAATGGCGACGGGCATATTACTCCCGGGAAAGACCGTAAAGTAATTGGTCAGGTAACTCCAAAATGGACCGGAGGTATGACCAGTTCCATGAATTACAAAAATTTTGATTTCTCCTTTTCGGTAATTACCAGCCAGGGAAATAAAATCTCGAGTACGTTCTACTCAAACACGGTATTCCCTTACGATGAAAATCCGTCAAGATTGTTTAATGCTGCAAAAGTAAACTACTGGACTCCAAATAACCCGACGAACGACTGGTATCAACCAGGAAATGGCGGGCCTTATTCCTGGGTATCTAAATACAAAGACATTTCTTATACAAAAATCGGTTACATAACTTTAGGCTATAAAATTCCTGACGACATTTTGAAACGTGCCCACATTGCTGGCTTAAGAGTTTATACAACCGTTCAAAATCCATTTATCTTCACGAACTACGGGGGATGGGATCCGGAGAATGCCGGTAGAAATTCATGGGGTGAAGCATTTATGTCCCGCACATATATGGCAGGTATCAACTTAAGTTTCTAA